ttttcctatgtcaaaagttttagttttcgagggtaatagctacgtatgttgaaaaaatgaagatattagactattttatgattgcaaatggtaaagaatgtgattaaaggctcttttcctatttcaaaagttttagttttcgagggtaatagctacgtatgttgaaaaaatgaagatattagactattttatgattgcaaatggtaaagaatgtgattaaaggctcttttcctatgtcaaaagttttagttttcgagggtaatagctacgtatgttgaaaaaatgaagatattagactattttatgatttcacatggtaaagaatgtgattaaaggctcttttcctatttcaaaagttttagttttcgagggtaatagctacgtatgttgaaaaaatgaagatattagactattttatgattgtacatggtaaagaatgtgattaaaggctcttttcccatgtcaaaagttttagttttcgagggtaatagctacgtatgttggaaaaaatgaagatattagacaattttatgattgcacatggtaaagaatgtgattaaaggctcttttcccatgtcaaaagttttagtttttgagggtaatagctacgtatgttgaaaaaatgaagatattagactattttatgattgcaaatggtaaagaatgtgattaaaggctcttttcatatgtcaaaagttttagttttcgaggttaatagctacgtatgttgaaaaaataaagatattagactattttatgattgcaaatggtaaagaatgtgattaaaggctcttttcctatgtcaaaagttttagttttcgagggtaatagctacgtatgttgaaaaaataaagatattagactattttatgattacacatggtaaagaatgtgattaaaggcgctcttttgctatttcagaagttttagttttcgagggtaatagctacgtatgttgaaaaaatgaagatattaaactattttatgattgcacatgttaaagaatatgattaaaggctcttttcctatgtcaaaacttttagttttcgagggtaatagctacgtatcttggaaaaatgaagatattagactattttatgattgcacatggtaaagaatgtgcttaaaggctcttttcctatgtcaaaagtgttagttttcgagggtaatagctacgtatgttgaaaaaatgaagattttagactattttatgattgcaaatggtaaagaatgtgattaaaggctcttttcctatgtcaaaagttttagtttttgagggtaatagctacgtatgttgaaaaaatgaagatattagactattttatgattgcaaatagtaaagaatgtgattaaaggctcttttcctatgtcaaaagttttagttttcgagggtaatagctacgtatgttgaaaaaatgaagatattagactattttatgattgcaaatggtaaagaatgtgattaaaggctcttttcctatttcaaaagttttagttttcgagggtaatagctacgtatgttggaaaaatgaagatattagactattttatgattgcacatggtaaagaatgtgattaaaggctcttttcctatgtcaaaagttttcgttttcgagggtaatagctacgtatgttgaaaaaatgaagatattagactattttatgattgcacatggtaaagaatctgcttaaaggctcttttcctatgtcaaaagttttggttttcgagggtaatagctaggtatgttgaaaaaatgaagatattagacaattttatgattgcacatggtaaagaatgtgattaaaggctcttttcctatttcaaaagtttcagttttcgggggtaatagctacgtatgttgaaaaaatgaagatattagactattttaatattgcaaatggtaaagaatgtgattaaaggctcttttcctatgtcaaaagttttagttttcgagggtaatagctatgtatgttgaaaaaatgataatattagactattttatgattgcaaatggtaaagaatgtgattaacccTTTCATGGCGTGTGATTACAATTGGAATCACAGTCTTTGCTGCAGCATAAGTGCCATCTAGTTATAAGAAATTGAATcgaaaattataccatcagaTAGCGGACATCGAGTTCTTTCGAATAAATACCCGTTTAGACGCACAAACATCTGTTGGGTTTTACCCGGGTCATTTCAGTTCTTTGTTTTGTAATTGAAGGAACTACTGAAGGTAagggaaatattttattttttattttctttgtttggagtgttacagttaaagaaaaaattgggcAGATAAAGAATGATTAGAATATCAATTAAGACTAATTATTTGAGGTGGGGGGTCTCTGGTTTACCGGTAGGGCCACTCATTTGTCTTGATCCCATAAGGCATCAACCGGCCATGAAGGTAAAACAAACGTTTTAATAGTCGGTTTTGTGTTACGGGGGCTATCATTTTGTTCGcatgtttttgttatttctttgtAACCTTAGAATTTTAAGTTGTGGTAGCTTTGTAGTTGTGCTACCTAGTTTGTGACTTTtagtgattatttttcaaaaaacaagtgATTTTTCATGATTCTGGTAATTTTTAACAGTAAAGCATAAAAAGTTTAGTGAAATAAATTAGCCCTGAATCTAATTATAGGATAAGGGATATTTTAGTCAAAACGTTACTGAAAGCTAAGAAGACTAAATGTTATCAAACTTTTGACTTGAAGGAAAATGTCTGGATGcagaaaagcaaaaaagttggattcttttctgttgttttattaTCTgtgtgctgaatctgatgaaaGATATAAAGATATAGTGTTTGATATAGAGAAAGCTAAGAAAACCTAAACAATTCTTTTGTCCAAGAAACCATACTTATCCAAatatttggtcaaatttgatggAGACCGGCCTGATATttgtaaatttcaataaaatgataaatattacacctacttttttattgacatgcattatatcaaacaacaatttaaattaatttcaacaattaatgatttttttatttttagtgctaTCATGTCAAAGAGGGAGGAAAGATTATTCAGAAGCCAGACTACACGAAATGCGAACCACATCTTTTCACGGGACGAAGCTGTTCAGTATATTCTTGAACCAGATGGAGAACTGTCTGATCTGGAAATAGAAGACGATGAGGACCTTGACCACGAGGAAGATGATAACGATCCTGACTGGAACCCCCCTGTCGACCCCTCCCTTGAATACAACGTTGATGAAGATGATTTACCTTATCGTGACTGACTCACGTATACATCGTCAACCGAAGTGCATCTCCACCACCATACCCTTTGGTTGCCTCTGTCATTAGTGACCCATCTACCTTTGGTACAGCAACACCTTTCCAATCTTCATCTTCCAGAGAATTTCGatggagaaaacaaaactttgaatCCCCCGATGTAACCTGGAAGTCTTCTCTTCCTCCACCTCCTCCGGAAATTCCAACCCCTATTGAATATTTCAAGCAGATGTTTGACGATGACATGGTCGAACGCCTTGTTTTTCAGTCCAATTTGTATGCGATGCAGAAGGAGGGTGTCCAACTGAAAGTCACCAATAAAGAGATGGGACAGTTCCTGGGAATCCATATGCTCATGGGCATAATAAAACAGCCCACAATGTCTCAACACTGGAATAGAGCTACAAGGTTTCCCCTCATTGCAGATGTCATGCCCAGAGACAGGTTCAAAACCCTTCGAAGATTTTTTCATGCAAACGATAACCATCTTGCTGTTCCAAAAGGTCAAGACGGCTATGACTCTCTTTTTAAACTTCGGCCGGTTATAGACGGACTGCGAGCAAATCTAACAAAAATCCCTGCAGAGGAAAGGCAGAGTATTGACGAGCAAATGGTCCCTTTTAAAGGAAAGCTAAGGTTCAAGCAATACCTCAAGGACAAACCCCACTCCTGGGGAATCAAGATATTCAGTCGTGCAGGGGCCAGCGGAATCATCTACGACTTTGAGGTCTATACTGGGAAAGGTTCGGTTCCAGTCACTGAGCTTGGTCAGGGAGCAGAGGTTGTGCTCAGACTAGCAGAGGAGATTCCAAGAGACAAAAACTTCAAGCTCTTTTTTGACAATTATTACACAAGTATACCACTGATTCGCGAGCTCCTTTTACACGGGATTCATTCAGCTGGCACCGTCAGGACAAACAGACTGAAAGGTTGCAATATCGAAGCTGAcgatttactgaaaaaaaagggaagaggAAGTTTTGACTACAGAGTTGAGACCAATAGCGGTATAGTGGTTACGAAGTGGTTCGACAACAAGAGCGTCTGCATTGCTTCGTCATTTGTCGGCGCCGAACCTTCAGATAACTGCAAACGCTGGGACCGTAATTCGAAGAAGTACGTCGACGTTGTCCGTCCCCTGTGTATTGCTGAGTACAACAAATTCATGGGTGGCGTTGACCTCAGTGATATGCTCATTGAGCTGTACAGGATAGATATACGTGGAAAAAAATGGTATATGCgtctcttttactatttcttgGATCTTTCAGTCGTCAACGCATGGTTGCTTTATCGGCGTCATATGGGTCAGCAAGGCCGAACCCACAATAAGAGCCTCTTAGATTTCAAGAGCGAAATCGCCAACTACCTTACTTCTACAAATGATGGAACTCCAAAGCCTCGTGGAAGACCCCTCAGAGACCAAGACTGTTCCACTCCAAAAAGACCAAAGCTTGCCAAACCAAAGCCATACGATAGTGTTCGCTATGACGGCATCCAGCATTGGCCAGAGGCAGTGGCTGATAAGAAGCGATGCCGGCTCTGCTCGGCTTATGCTCGAATCCAGTGTTTCAAGTGTCATGTTTCATTGTGTCTGGTGAAGAACAGAAACTGTTTCAAAATCTTTCATACCCAATaactattttgtatttcttcttctttgtattggcattaaaaataaatttccattttAGATCATTATATGGATTTAGTGGCGTGTGACAGCGGAAGATGTCAATTGGAGTCATGACTGTAAGTCtggaatgaatgaatgaaactgATATTTTGTATCAAACTCATCATATGTGAGGTCATTTAAGGCTAAAACctgaaaatggatttttttctttagctctATCATAATTCCGTCCTGAAagggttaaaggctcttttcctatgtcaaaagttttagttttcgagggtaatagctacgtttgttgaaaaaatgaagatattagactattttatgattgcaaatggtaaagaatgtgattaaaggctcttttcctatttcaaaagttttaattttcgagggtaatagctacgtatgttgaaaaaatgaagatattagactattttatgattgcaaatggtaaagaatgtgattaaaggctcttttcctatgtcaaaagttttagttttcgagggtaatagctacgtatgttgaaaaaatgaagatattagactattttatgatttcacatggtaaagaatttgattaaaggctcttttcctatttcaaaagttttagttttcgagggtaatagctacgtatgttgaaaaaatgaagatattagactattttatgattgtacatggtaaagaatgtgattaaaggctcttttcccatgtcaaaagttttagttttcgagggtaatagctacgtatgttggaaaaatgaagatattagacaattttatgattgcacatggtaaagaatgtgattaaaggctcttttcccatgtcaaaagttttagtttttgagggtaatagctacgtatgttgaaaaaatgaagatattagactattttatgattgcaaatggtaaagaatgtgattaaaggctcttttcatatgtcaaaagttttagttttcgaggttaatagctacgtatgttgaaaaaataaagatattagactattttatgattgcaaatggcaaagaatgtgattaaaggctcttttcctatgtcaaaagttttagttttcgagggtaatagctacgtatgttgaaaaaatgaagatattagactattttatgattacacatggtaaagaatgtgattaaaggcgctcttttgctatttcaaaagttttagttttcgagggtaatagctacgtatgttgaaaaaatgaagatattaaactattttatgattgcacatgttaaagaatatgattaaaggctcttttcctatgtcaaaacttttagttttcgagggtaatagctacgtatcttggaaaaatgaagatattagactattttatgattgcacatggtaaagaatgtgcttaaaggctcttttcctatgtcaaaagtgttagttttcgagggtaatagctacgtatgttgaaaaaatgaagattttagactattttatgattgcaaatggtaaagaatgtgattaaaggctcttttcctatgtcaaaagttttagtttttgagggtaatagctacgtatgttgaaaaagtgaagatattagactattttatgattgcaaatggtaaagaatatgattaaaggctcttttcctatgtcaaaagttttagttttcgagggtaatagctacgtatgttgaaaaaatgaagatattagactattttatgattgcacatggtaaagaatgtgattaaaggctcttttcctatttcaaaagttttagttttcgtgggtaatagctacgtatgttggaaaaatgaagatattagactattttatgattgcacatggtaaagaatgtgcttaaaggctcttttcctatgtcaaaagttttagtttttgagggtaatacctaagtatgttgaaaaaatgaagatattagattattttatgattgcaaatggtactgaatgtgattaaaggctcttttcctatggcaaaagttttatttttcgagggtaattattacgtatgttggaaaaatgaagatattagactattttatgattgcacatggtaaagaatgtgcttcaaggctcttttcctatgtcaaaagttttagttttcgagggtaatagctacgtatgttaaaaaaatgaagatattagactattttatgattgcaaacggtaaagaatgtgattaatggctcttttcctctttcaaaagttttagttttcgacggtaatagctacgtatgttgaaaaaatgaggatattagactattttatgattgcacatggtaaagaatgtgattaaaggctcttttcctatttcaaaagttttagttttcaagggtaatagctaagtatgttgaaaaaatgaaaaattagacaattttatgattgcacatggtaaagaatgtgattaaaggctcttttcctttttcaaaagtttcagttttcgggggtaatagctaagtatgttgaaaaaatgcagatattagactattttatgattgcacatggtaaagaatgtgattaaaggctcttttcctatgtcaaaagttttagttttcgagggtaatagctacgtatgttgaaaaaatgaagatattagactattttatgattgcaaatggtaaagaatgtgattaaaggctcttttcctatttcaaaagttttagttttcgggggtaagagctacgtatgttgaaaaaatgaagatattagactattttaatattgcaaatggtaaagaatgtgattaaaggctcttttcctatgtcaaaagttttagttttcgaaggtaatagctatgtatgttgaaaaaatgatgatattagactattttatgattgcaaatggtaaagaatgtgattaaaggctgttttcctatgtcaaaagttttagttttcgagggtaatagctaggtatgttgaaaaaatgaagatattagactattttatgattgcaaatggtaaagaatgtgattaaaggctctttttctatgtcaaaagttttagttttcgagggtaatagctacgtatgttgaaaaaatgaagatattagactattttatgatttcacatggtaaagaatttgattaaaggctcttttcctatttcaaaagttttagttttcgagggtaatagctacgtatgttgaaaaaatgatgatattagactattttatgattgcacatggtaaagaatgtgattaaaggctctttttccatgtcaaaagttttagttttcgagggtaatagctacgtatgttggaaaaatgaagatattagacaattttatgattgcacatggtaaagaatgtgcttaaaggctcttttcctatgtcaaaagttttagtttcgagggtaatagctacgtatgttgaaaaaatgaagatattagactattttatgattgcaaatggtaaagaa
The Artemia franciscana unplaced genomic scaffold, ASM3288406v1 Scaffold_4433, whole genome shotgun sequence genome window above contains:
- the LOC136043310 gene encoding piggyBac transposable element-derived protein 3-like, with the translated sequence MFDDDMVERLVFQSNLYAMQKEGVQLKVTNKEMGQFLGIHMLMGIIKQPTMSQHWNRATRFPLIADVMPRDRFKTLRRFFHANDNHLAVPKGQDGYDSLFKLRPVIDGLRANLTKIPAEERQSIDEQMVPFKGKLRFKQYLKDKPHSWGIKIFSRAGASGIIYDFEVYTGKGSVPVTELGQGAEVVLRLAEEIPRDKNFKLFFDNYYTSIPLIRELLLHGIHSAGTVRTNRLKGCNIEADDLLKKKGRGSFDYRVETNSGIVVTKWFDNKSVCIASSFVGAEPSDNCKRWDRNSKKYVDVVRPLCIAEYNKFMGGVDLSDMLIELYRIDIRGKKWYMRLFYYFLDLSVVNAWLLYRRHMGQQGRTHNKSLLDFKSEIANYLTSTNDGTPKPRGRPLRDQDCSTPKRPKLAKPKPYDSVRYDGIQHWPEAVADKKRCRLCSAYARIQCFKCHVSLCLVKNRNCFKIFHTQ